The region CAGCCCAGCCGTGGACGAGAAGGCCGGATGTGAGATTGCGGGTGTGCGTGTCGATGAGGTTGTACTGCAGGAAGATGTCGTCccaggcggtggtgttgtccttgtcaaagAGGTGTGTCCAGCGGGCGTAGAAGGAGTCTGCCATGAAGATGCCATCGAGCCACATTTGATTTGCAAATATTGGTTTGCGATGCCTAAAGCCGCGTGTTAATATAGAGCAAGCCCTTATCGTGTTGTGAAGAAATGAAATATGTCGACTGATGAAGGGAATACATACCAGAATCCACCGGATGGTGTTCGCGGATGAGAGTTGATCTGGTTGCGTACAATCCTGGCAGCTGACTTGTACTTTTCTTCGCCGGTCTGATTATACAAGTAGAGATAGATATTGCCCATGCGGTACTCGTCTAGTGAGTAGACGTCATACTTCCAGCCCTTGATGGTGCCGTCATCTAGTACTACATGCCCGTCGATTTGGCTTCTCAGCCAATTCAGGTACTTGGCGTCTTTGGAAATTTCATGGGCTTTTTCAAATCCCATGTATAGCGTGGCGGGTTGGTAGCCGAAGTCAGACTTAACTCCTTTGTCGATGAAGGTGTCTGCCAGCCAGGTCAAGTAGGACTTTGGCGGGGGAGCGGCCGCGACGCCTAGGGAAAGGAATACCAGGGACAGCTTCATGCTTGCGATGAGATATACCGTGTGATTTGGTTCCCCGGAGTATGGGGGCAATCGGGCATGTTATAGTTTATGGTTATTCAACAACCGACAGGCATATCGGGCGATGTAACTCATACTCCGAGATGGATCAGTAGTTACACTTGCATTTATTTCCCGAAGGAAGTTTAATGCCTGGGTAAATGGAATGTTTAAACGGGCCGAGTATGTGGAGTTAAGTTGTTTCTATTTCTCTACGGATTTCAGTCTTTACTCTAACA is a window of Pochonia chlamydosporia 170 chromosome 5, whole genome shotgun sequence DNA encoding:
- a CDS encoding cell wall glycosyl hydrolase protein (similar to Eutypa lata UCREL1 XP_007791355.1); the encoded protein is MKLSLVFLSLGVAAAPPPKSYLTWLADTFIDKGVKSDFGYQPATLYMGFEKAHEISKDAKYLNWLRSQIDGHVVLDDGTIKGWKYDVYSLDEYRMGNIYLYLYNQTGEEKYKSAARIVRNQINSHPRTPSGGFWHRKPIFANQMWLDGIFMADSFYARWTHLFDKDNTTAWDDIFLQYNLIDTHTRNLTSGLLVHGWAEITDKAPWADPVTGRAPHVWGRAVGWYFMSLVEVLQVFPQSHPGYAKLMKFYTTLATALKRAQEPASQGWWQVMDAPYPGRKGNYIESSGSAMFTFGLLKGVKLGYLKRPEFLQTAKNAYTGLVKKFVRPQDNGTLLFTGTVAECGLSTANATFEYYISVKTTANDYKGSGPFMIASYEWETWASKA